The DNA segment ATCCAAGTGGTTAGTGGGTTCATCAAGTAGCAGTAAATCGGAAGGACATAGCAAGGCTTGTGCCAAATTAAGACGCATACGCCAACCGCCAGAAAATGCACTCACCGGCTGGCTAAGTTCTTCTTGGCTAAAGCCCAATCCGTTTAACAAGGCCGCCGCGCGAGCTTGGATTGTCCACGCATCAATGGTATCTAATTGTTCGTGAATGCGCGCAATGGCATTGCCATCATTATTTTGATTAGCTTGCTCTAACTGTTGCTGTAATGCCACATATTGGCGATCGCCTAAAATCACATAATCCAAGGCAGAAATAGCAAGAGCTGGCGTTTCTTGGTTCACCCAAGCCAATTGCCAGTTTGTGGGGTAGCTCACTTCGCCGCCCTCTGCACTGATTTCTTTTTTTAATAAGGCGAGTAGCGAAGATTTGCCACAGCCATTTTTGCCCACCAAGCCCACTTTTTGCTTAGGATTAATGGTGGCGTTGGCATTTTCTAGCAAGGTCGTTTGCCCACGTTTTAACGAAAGATTGGTAAATAAAATCATTAAATTTCGGTTTATCTCTGATCAGCAAAGGGGTTATTTTCCACGTTTTTATAAAAATTGCCAATCATTCCAAATTTTTATTGGAAATTTTTCAAAAACCATTTTCAACAATGTGATCTAGTTCAATTTTTTTATAACCTAAACAGGATATGATACAAAATGCAGTTTTACATCTTTGAGGTATAAAAATGACAAACGCTGAACTTATGCAAGAAGGCATAAACCTGATGCTTTCAGGAATGGGGTTCGTTCTGGTTTTCTTGTTAATCCTAATTTTTGCCATTGGATTAATGTCGAAACTGGTAAACCGCTTTTTTCCTGAGCCTGTTCTCACCCAGCCTTCCCCGATAAAAGCACAATCCACTCAAACAGATGATTTAGAAAGATTACGCCCAATTATTGTGGCGGCGATTGCTCATCATCGCCGTAATCAAGGGCTTTAAA comes from the Avibacterium avium genome and includes:
- a CDS encoding oxaloacetate decarboxylase subunit gamma; translation: MTNAELMQEGINLMLSGMGFVLVFLLILIFAIGLMSKLVNRFFPEPVLTQPSPIKAQSTQTDDLERLRPIIVAAIAHHRRNQGL